One segment of Methanolinea mesophila DNA contains the following:
- a CDS encoding 4Fe-4S binding protein, with protein sequence MAFFEMARIAMGTLFRRPATRRYPAVAAKQMPLSRGHVTIDESRCISCGMCMRKCPAEAICVEKEEKTWKIDRLRCVVCNCCVEVCPVHCLFMDTVYSPALTEHAGVDIVNITYVKPERPAKKETAEEGSG encoded by the coding sequence ATGGCATTTTTCGAGATGGCACGGATTGCGATGGGGACGCTCTTCCGCAGGCCTGCCACGAGGAGATACCCGGCTGTTGCGGCCAAACAGATGCCGCTCTCCCGGGGGCATGTCACAATAGACGAATCGCGGTGCATATCGTGCGGGATGTGCATGAGGAAATGTCCCGCGGAGGCGATATGCGTGGAAAAGGAAGAGAAGACCTGGAAAATCGACAGACTGAGATGCGTGGTATGCAACTGCTGCGTGGAGGTCTGTCCGGTGCACTGTCTCTTCATGGACACCGTGTATTCCCCCGCTCTCACGGAGCACGCGGGGGTCGACATAGTAAACATCACCTACGTGAAGCCGGAACGGCCTGCGAAGAAGGAAACGGCAGAAGAAGGGAGCGGGTGA
- a CDS encoding V-type ATP synthase subunit A, with protein MIQGKISRISGPVVIAGGMTGSKMYDVVKVGKYSLSGEIIRLERDMAVVQVYEDSTGLSIGEPVENTGQPLSVELGPGLISSIYDGVQRPLPVLAKASGSFISKGISVPGLDRSVQWQFVPSVKTGDEVSGGDIIGTVQEFHVVHRILVPPGISGKVAEIHEGKFTVADTVCSLEGGTTISMMQLWPVRKGRPYRRKMNPTSPLLTGQRIFDFLFPLTKGGTAMIPGGFGTGKTVSEQTLAKWADSQVVVYIGCGERGNEMTDVLTEFPELVDPRTGLPLMERTVLVANTSNMPVAAREASIYTGITMAEYYRDMGYDVALMADSTSRWGEALREVSGRLEEMPGEEGYPAYLATRLAAFYERAGRVECLGKGERVGSVTIVGAVSPPGGDFSEPITQNTLRIAGTFWALDTNLAYRRHFPSVNWIKSYSLYLDSIEPWYRENVASDWKALRDRTMYLLQKEVELQEIVQLVGPDALPESEKAILEVTRMIREDFLQQSAYSDVDSFCRLEKQYWMLSAILAYEEAVSDAMGRGVNLRQVSALPLKSGIARMKEVESAEQIKGFVDEIRNKIEALEVEE; from the coding sequence ATGATTCAGGGAAAAATTTCGAGGATATCAGGGCCTGTAGTGATTGCCGGAGGCATGACGGGCTCGAAGATGTATGACGTGGTGAAAGTGGGAAAATACTCCCTTTCAGGAGAGATCATTCGTCTTGAGCGGGATATGGCCGTAGTCCAGGTATACGAGGACTCAACGGGTCTGTCCATCGGCGAACCCGTGGAAAATACAGGACAACCTCTCTCCGTCGAACTGGGGCCGGGGCTCATTTCCTCGATCTATGACGGGGTGCAAAGACCGTTACCCGTACTTGCAAAAGCCAGCGGGAGTTTCATTTCAAAAGGGATTTCGGTCCCGGGTCTTGACAGGAGCGTCCAATGGCAGTTCGTTCCCTCCGTAAAAACCGGTGACGAAGTATCGGGAGGAGATATCATCGGCACGGTCCAGGAGTTCCACGTGGTCCACAGGATACTCGTACCTCCCGGGATTTCGGGAAAAGTGGCCGAGATCCACGAGGGGAAATTTACTGTCGCCGACACCGTGTGCAGCCTGGAGGGGGGTACCACCATTTCCATGATGCAACTCTGGCCGGTCAGGAAAGGAAGGCCCTACAGAAGAAAGATGAATCCCACTTCGCCCCTCCTTACAGGCCAAAGAATATTCGACTTCCTGTTCCCTCTCACAAAGGGCGGGACTGCGATGATCCCTGGCGGGTTCGGTACCGGGAAAACCGTATCAGAGCAGACTCTCGCGAAATGGGCTGACTCGCAGGTGGTAGTATATATCGGGTGTGGTGAACGGGGAAACGAGATGACCGACGTGCTGACCGAGTTCCCCGAGCTCGTGGATCCCCGGACCGGGCTTCCCCTGATGGAACGGACGGTCCTTGTCGCGAATACCTCGAACATGCCGGTGGCAGCAAGGGAAGCATCGATATATACCGGCATCACCATGGCGGAATATTACCGGGACATGGGCTACGACGTGGCGCTCATGGCAGATTCGACCTCCCGGTGGGGAGAAGCGCTCAGGGAAGTCTCTGGAAGACTCGAAGAGATGCCGGGAGAGGAAGGGTACCCCGCCTATCTGGCCACCCGTCTTGCGGCATTCTATGAAAGAGCCGGGCGGGTGGAATGCCTCGGGAAAGGAGAGCGGGTAGGATCGGTCACCATCGTTGGTGCGGTCTCCCCTCCCGGCGGCGACTTCTCCGAGCCGATTACCCAGAACACTCTCAGGATTGCCGGCACGTTCTGGGCGCTCGACACCAACCTGGCGTACCGCAGGCATTTCCCCTCGGTGAACTGGATTAAAAGTTACTCCCTGTATCTCGACAGCATCGAACCCTGGTACAGGGAGAATGTTGCTTCCGACTGGAAAGCGCTCCGTGACAGGACGATGTACCTCCTACAGAAGGAGGTGGAACTACAGGAAATAGTCCAGCTGGTGGGCCCCGACGCGCTGCCCGAGAGCGAGAAGGCAATACTGGAAGTGACCCGCATGATCCGGGAAGATTTCCTCCAGCAGAGCGCCTATAGTGATGTCGATTCTTTCTGCCGCCTCGAAAAGCAGTACTGGATGCTTTCCGCCATCCTGGCATACGAAGAGGCGGTGAGTGATGCCATGGGCCGTGGTGTGAACCTTCGCCAGGTCTCGGCTCTCCCGCTAAAATCCGGAATTGCCCGGATGAAAGAAGTCGAGTCAGCGGAACAGATCAAGGGGTTCGTGGATGAAATCCGGAATAAAATCGAGGCGCTGGAGGTGGAAGAATGA
- a CDS encoding NADH-quinone oxidoreductase subunit 5 family protein: MRDGLVRVAAAVIILVSASLLVTSSTGAAQYFPVPLAESGVLIFLAEMLISAFLIYMGFKYRNTLAVILVAVQATLLVYYEAVFAGGMHEPPSLFIDQFSLIMALIIGIIGTLIGVYALGYMKTYHDQHPAVKDRQKMFFFVVFLFLSAMFGLVFSDSLLWVFFFWEITTLCSFLLIGYSGTAESIKNAFLALNMNLAGGIAFAVAILYLSVISPDGTYMSIRALLDSNQAFVLVPAVLLSFAGITKAALMPFSSWLVGAMVAPTPVSALLHSSTMVKAGVYIIVRFSPVLSGSIEGLIIALIGGFTFLLASAIAISQRNAKKVLAYSTIANLGLIVACAGVGTYKLVWAAILLILFHAIAKSLLFLCVGTVEQRIGSKDIEDMSGLIVRLPKVAVMMFIGIAGMFLAPFGMLISKYVALEAFVEAQFGLIFVAILAFGGSITVFFWSKWMGKIISVDPTVSELKDSVHKEMLMILTVLTGLTVLVTLLFPVISASLIEPFVLQVYGHSTGLSQDNLTIMVMMLFLLMIMPLSMLWYGRDQKTVPAYMGGRPATAGLAFAGSMGVQRQTSLINYYFVDLFGERRLLMAGTALCFGLVLLAGILAVGVVL, from the coding sequence TTGCGCGACGGCCTTGTGAGGGTGGCCGCAGCCGTTATCATACTGGTTTCCGCGTCCCTGCTCGTGACCTCATCGACCGGTGCCGCCCAGTATTTCCCTGTCCCGCTTGCTGAAAGCGGTGTCCTGATATTCCTTGCGGAAATGCTGATAAGTGCATTTCTGATTTATATGGGGTTCAAATACAGGAACACGCTGGCCGTAATCCTGGTTGCAGTGCAGGCAACCCTGCTGGTCTATTACGAGGCCGTGTTTGCGGGAGGTATGCATGAACCGCCCTCTCTGTTCATAGACCAGTTCTCCCTGATCATGGCACTGATCATCGGGATAATCGGAACCCTCATCGGGGTATATGCCCTGGGGTACATGAAAACCTACCACGATCAACACCCCGCAGTGAAAGATCGGCAGAAAATGTTCTTCTTCGTCGTTTTCCTCTTTCTTTCAGCGATGTTCGGGCTGGTATTTTCAGACAGCCTTCTCTGGGTCTTCTTTTTCTGGGAGATCACCACGCTCTGTTCGTTCCTCCTGATAGGATATTCCGGGACTGCGGAGTCAATAAAAAATGCATTTCTTGCATTGAACATGAACCTGGCAGGGGGGATCGCCTTTGCGGTCGCCATTCTTTACCTCTCGGTCATAAGTCCGGACGGCACATACATGTCAATCCGTGCCCTTCTTGACTCCAACCAGGCATTTGTCCTTGTACCTGCGGTGCTTCTCTCGTTTGCAGGTATTACCAAGGCAGCCCTGATGCCGTTTTCTTCCTGGCTGGTTGGAGCGATGGTGGCGCCGACTCCCGTGTCCGCCCTCCTCCACTCGAGCACCATGGTCAAGGCAGGGGTATATATCATCGTGCGTTTTTCTCCTGTGCTCTCGGGTTCGATCGAAGGTCTGATCATCGCGCTTATAGGAGGGTTCACGTTCCTCCTCGCATCTGCGATCGCCATCTCCCAGAGGAATGCCAAAAAAGTGCTTGCGTATTCCACCATTGCCAACCTGGGACTGATTGTGGCCTGTGCGGGAGTCGGGACCTATAAACTGGTCTGGGCGGCGATACTCCTGATACTCTTCCACGCGATCGCCAAGTCACTCCTGTTCCTCTGCGTGGGAACGGTGGAACAGAGAATCGGAAGCAAGGATATCGAAGATATGAGCGGTCTGATCGTGCGGCTTCCGAAAGTCGCGGTCATGATGTTCATAGGGATCGCGGGGATGTTCCTTGCACCGTTCGGGATGCTGATCTCGAAGTACGTTGCTCTCGAGGCGTTTGTCGAGGCGCAGTTCGGTCTTATCTTTGTTGCGATCCTCGCATTCGGTGGTTCTATCACCGTATTTTTCTGGTCAAAATGGATGGGGAAGATCATATCGGTCGATCCTACGGTCAGTGAACTGAAAGATTCGGTCCACAAGGAGATGCTTATGATACTCACGGTGCTCACGGGGCTTACCGTGCTCGTGACTCTGCTGTTCCCGGTGATATCGGCGAGCCTTATCGAACCGTTCGTGCTTCAGGTATACGGCCATTCCACAGGGCTTTCCCAGGATAACCTCACGATCATGGTGATGATGCTCTTCCTGCTGATGATCATGCCGCTCTCCATGCTCTGGTACGGGAGGGACCAGAAGACGGTTCCCGCCTACATGGGAGGACGCCCTGCAACCGCGGGGCTCGCATTTGCAGGTTCGATGGGAGTGCAGCGGCAGACATCCCTGATAAACTATTATTTCGTCGATCTCTTCGGTGAAAGACGGCTCCTGATGGCGGGTACGGCGCTTTGTTTCGGCCTGGTCCTTCTCGCAGGAATTCTCGCAGTAGGAGTGGTACTATGA
- a CDS encoding V-type ATP synthase subunit B: MSVPSLLDREFRTVSYVSGPLIFVERPMGVSFGETARITLPSGEERNGQVLDISHDLAVVQVYEGTSGVDSDTTSVRFTGQAPAIDVSMDMLGRVFTGVGKPRDGGPEIIPEDSVDISGTPINPYSRDKPADFIQTGMSAIDGLNTLVRGQKLPIFSGSGLPANKLAAQIARQARVPGAEEAFAVVFVAMGITHKEASFFMNDFERTGALERVVFFLNLADDPTIERVATPRCALSTAEFLAYTHNLHVLVILTDMTNYCEALREISTAREEVPGRRGYPGYMYTDLASIYERAGRITGKSGSITQIPILTMPDDDITHPVPDLTGYITEGQIVLSRDLYRRGADPPIDVLPCLSRLMNLGIGPEKTREDHRNVADQLYASYAYGRDLRRLVAIVGEEALTELDKVYLSFADEFEKKFITQGDQNRSIEETLGIGWDLMASLPEDELKRIKKEYIRKYHPLLKAGE; encoded by the coding sequence ATGAGCGTCCCTTCCCTTCTCGACCGCGAGTTCCGGACGGTCAGCTACGTCTCCGGCCCGCTCATATTCGTGGAACGCCCGATGGGTGTATCGTTCGGGGAAACCGCAAGAATCACGCTTCCAAGCGGAGAGGAACGCAACGGGCAGGTCCTGGATATTTCGCACGACCTTGCGGTGGTGCAGGTCTACGAAGGGACGAGCGGCGTGGACAGCGATACCACTTCGGTGAGATTCACCGGTCAGGCGCCGGCCATCGATGTATCGATGGACATGCTGGGGCGGGTTTTCACCGGAGTAGGCAAACCGCGGGACGGAGGTCCCGAGATCATCCCGGAGGACTCCGTGGATATATCGGGAACACCCATCAATCCCTATTCCCGCGATAAACCCGCAGATTTTATCCAGACCGGGATGTCGGCGATCGATGGTCTGAATACCCTCGTGCGCGGTCAGAAACTCCCCATCTTCTCGGGATCCGGTCTTCCGGCGAACAAGCTCGCGGCCCAGATTGCCCGTCAGGCACGTGTCCCGGGTGCGGAAGAGGCATTTGCCGTGGTTTTTGTGGCCATGGGCATTACCCATAAGGAAGCCTCGTTTTTCATGAACGACTTCGAAAGGACAGGAGCCCTCGAAAGAGTCGTGTTCTTCTTAAATCTCGCGGATGATCCTACAATCGAACGGGTGGCGACACCGAGGTGTGCCCTGTCCACCGCCGAGTTCCTGGCATACACCCACAATCTTCACGTCCTCGTCATTCTCACGGACATGACAAATTATTGTGAAGCATTGCGGGAAATTTCGACCGCCCGGGAAGAGGTCCCCGGGCGCAGGGGATACCCGGGATACATGTATACCGATCTTGCCTCGATTTATGAACGGGCGGGAAGAATCACAGGAAAATCCGGATCTATAACGCAAATCCCCATCCTCACCATGCCGGACGACGACATCACCCACCCGGTGCCCGACCTTACGGGGTACATCACCGAAGGCCAGATCGTGCTTTCAAGAGATCTCTACCGGAGAGGGGCGGACCCGCCAATCGACGTGCTTCCCTGCCTTTCACGCCTCATGAACCTCGGAATCGGGCCGGAAAAAACGAGGGAAGACCACAGGAATGTGGCGGACCAGCTCTACGCGTCGTATGCGTACGGGCGCGATCTGCGGAGACTTGTGGCGATAGTGGGAGAGGAGGCACTTACCGAACTGGACAAGGTGTATCTTTCGTTTGCAGATGAATTCGAGAAAAAATTCATCACCCAGGGGGATCAGAACCGGTCGATAGAGGAGACGCTCGGGATCGGGTGGGACCTCATGGCAAGCCTTCCGGAAGACGAGCTGAAGCGGATAAAGAAAGAGTATATCCGGAAGTATCATCCGCTTTTAAAGGCGGGAGAATAG
- a CDS encoding V-type ATP synthase subunit D, with product MEQVNPTRMELIKKRAQIRLAEQGRDLLREKMDALIREFFQIMNTVSRSREELEIIAESAQRSLLTAQAVDDPVTLKSASFATRRSIVLDISGKNIMGVPVPIIEKKRVSIGSLQRGYSILGVSGRIDETAEKYEAELDLIIGLAETETALRRLGEEIQMNRRRVNALEQVLIPELRRQAKYIKITIEEREREDLYRLKKVKKLLNRKKNMVKTGSGGGSGAIPP from the coding sequence ATGGAGCAGGTAAATCCCACCCGGATGGAACTCATCAAAAAAAGGGCCCAAATCCGACTCGCAGAACAGGGGAGGGACCTCCTCCGCGAAAAAATGGACGCACTGATACGGGAATTTTTCCAAATCATGAACACGGTGTCCCGCTCCCGGGAGGAACTGGAGATTATCGCAGAGAGCGCCCAGCGTTCCCTGCTCACTGCACAGGCCGTCGATGATCCGGTCACCCTGAAATCGGCCTCTTTCGCCACCCGTCGTTCTATCGTACTCGACATATCAGGGAAGAATATCATGGGGGTCCCGGTCCCGATCATCGAAAAAAAACGGGTTTCGATCGGTTCGCTGCAGCGCGGCTATAGTATCCTCGGAGTAAGCGGGCGGATCGACGAAACTGCGGAGAAGTACGAAGCAGAGCTTGATCTTATCATAGGGCTCGCAGAGACCGAAACGGCTCTCCGACGGCTCGGAGAAGAGATCCAGATGAATCGTCGCAGGGTAAACGCGCTCGAGCAGGTATTGATCCCTGAACTCAGGCGACAGGCGAAATATATTAAGATCACCATCGAAGAACGGGAACGGGAAGATCTCTACCGGTTGAAAAAAGTCAAAAAATTGCTGAACCGGAAGAAAAATATGGTCAAGACCGGGTCCGGGGGCGGGAGCGGCGCGATCCCGCCCTAG
- a CDS encoding HDIG domain-containing metalloprotein: MERRLALELLSRYVHKESLYRHCIATAAVMRETAAYLGQDQEEWETIGILHDIDFESIDEDMQRHGVEGYRILKEEGFDERIALPVRNHNDLLFGVSDEPVDRVLQAADNVSGLVIACALVKGGKISEVTTKSIQKKFKEKSFAAGCRREMVRRIEPLMDLPTFFGLALKGLTGVKDELGLE; this comes from the coding sequence ATGGAACGACGCCTTGCTCTGGAACTCCTCTCCCGTTACGTGCACAAGGAAAGCCTCTACCGTCATTGTATCGCAACCGCGGCGGTGATGCGGGAGACGGCGGCATATCTCGGCCAGGACCAGGAAGAGTGGGAGACGATAGGTATACTCCACGACATAGATTTCGAATCGATCGACGAGGACATGCAGCGACACGGGGTGGAGGGTTACCGGATACTCAAAGAGGAGGGTTTCGACGAGCGGATCGCGCTCCCGGTGAGGAATCACAACGACCTGCTCTTCGGGGTGTCGGACGAACCCGTGGACCGTGTCCTCCAGGCCGCGGATAACGTGTCCGGGCTCGTGATCGCGTGCGCCCTGGTAAAGGGAGGGAAGATTTCAGAGGTGACCACGAAAAGTATCCAGAAGAAGTTCAAGGAGAAATCCTTCGCCGCAGGATGCAGGAGAGAGATGGTACGAAGAATAGAACCTTTGATGGACCTTCCCACGTTCTTTGGACTCGCATTGAAGGGACTTACCGGGGTTAAGGACGAACTCGGACTGGAATAG
- a CDS encoding respiratory chain complex I subunit 1 family protein encodes MISLTSAILYLVLAPFIGGLVYGIDRKITARMQGRVGPPVLQPFYDLAKLFQKEKVVVTPSQNFYVLGYLVFILVSGSLFFAGGDMLLVIFAFTLAHIFLVLGAYSSFSPYSFVGAERELVQIIAYEPMIILSAVGMYLVTKSFFVSDIVALQAPLILYLPGVFLGFLMVLTIKLRKSPYDLSTSHHAHQELVKGVTTDFSGPALARIELAHWYETVFLLGFIYLFFAWSLPIAILAIIVTFLLEILIDNTFARMKWQFTLKSSWLIAAMLGLVNLGILYYLGNGGIS; translated from the coding sequence ATGATCTCTCTCACATCGGCCATCCTTTACCTCGTACTTGCTCCCTTTATCGGGGGCCTTGTCTACGGGATAGACAGGAAGATTACCGCCCGTATGCAGGGAAGAGTGGGGCCTCCTGTATTGCAGCCATTTTACGACCTGGCGAAGCTTTTCCAGAAAGAAAAAGTAGTGGTGACCCCGTCCCAGAATTTCTACGTTCTCGGTTACCTCGTATTCATTCTGGTAAGCGGCTCTTTGTTCTTTGCCGGCGGCGATATGCTTCTTGTGATCTTCGCATTCACTCTGGCCCATATTTTCCTGGTGCTCGGGGCATATTCGTCCTTTTCCCCCTATAGCTTCGTGGGGGCCGAGAGGGAACTCGTGCAGATCATCGCGTACGAACCTATGATCATCCTCTCTGCGGTGGGGATGTACCTGGTGACGAAAAGTTTCTTTGTCAGCGATATCGTTGCGCTTCAGGCCCCCCTGATCCTCTATCTCCCCGGTGTATTCCTTGGTTTTCTTATGGTGCTCACCATCAAACTCCGTAAATCACCCTACGATCTTTCCACTTCCCACCATGCGCACCAGGAGCTTGTAAAAGGGGTAACCACGGACTTTTCAGGACCCGCGCTCGCCCGGATCGAGCTGGCCCACTGGTACGAGACCGTGTTCCTGCTGGGGTTCATCTACCTCTTCTTTGCATGGAGCCTCCCTATCGCCATTCTGGCAATAATCGTAACGTTCCTGCTCGAGATCCTCATCGACAATACCTTCGCGAGGATGAAGTGGCAGTTCACCCTGAAAAGCTCGTGGCTGATCGCCGCAATGCTCGGACTGGTCAACCTGGGAATTCTCTATTACCTCGGAAACGGAGGGATATCATGA
- a CDS encoding V-type ATP synthase subunit F, whose translation MYKFIVVTDPDTAPGFRLTGVEVMEAADPQEARKIIPPLLLRDDTGIIAVNEEFIDLLDEKLIARIERTYRPIILPIPVHFRGGAGPGYIERLLRRAIGYNVVLRH comes from the coding sequence ATGTATAAATTCATTGTAGTCACCGATCCGGATACCGCCCCGGGCTTCCGGCTCACCGGGGTTGAAGTCATGGAAGCTGCCGATCCCCAGGAGGCACGGAAGATCATCCCGCCCCTGCTCCTGCGGGACGATACGGGGATAATCGCGGTAAACGAGGAGTTTATCGATTTGCTCGATGAAAAACTGATTGCACGCATTGAACGCACGTATAGGCCGATAATTCTGCCGATTCCCGTGCATTTCCGGGGGGGAGCGGGACCGGGCTATATCGAACGCCTCCTGCGGAGGGCAATCGGGTATAACGTGGTATTGAGGCACTGA
- a CDS encoding NADH-quinone oxidoreductase subunit C, which yields MKIEEQNTADIELGALIGRVEALKEAGFRLVQIHCTKLDDRLEINYSFDRNYEFQNLRINVGIETEIPSISGMYWGSFAYENEMHDLFGVQVKGMNIDFHGTFIRTAKKYPFREPEFRGEGPCQER from the coding sequence ATGAAAATTGAGGAACAAAATACGGCCGATATCGAGCTGGGCGCGCTTATCGGCCGCGTTGAAGCATTGAAAGAGGCGGGATTCCGCCTGGTCCAGATTCATTGCACGAAACTGGACGACCGGCTGGAGATCAACTACTCCTTCGATCGCAACTACGAGTTCCAGAACCTCCGCATCAACGTCGGAATTGAGACGGAGATCCCGAGCATATCGGGGATGTACTGGGGATCTTTCGCGTACGAAAACGAGATGCACGACCTTTTCGGAGTCCAGGTGAAAGGAATGAACATCGACTTTCATGGGACTTTTATCAGGACGGCAAAGAAGTATCCGTTCCGGGAACCGGAGTTTCGGGGGGAGGGGCCATGTCAAGAAAGATAG
- a CDS encoding endonuclease V, producing MKTFVSTPAYSSSMIPGGRRFLLACSREDADHVREELRSLPDAVRDPEPKPIRTVCGLDAAYAGEYSAGAAVVMTFPGLLEICRATAVQKTKFPYIPGYLAFREGPVLFDAFQGLGYLPDLLLFNGHGRAHPEKFGLATHLGVVLGIPSIGVAKRRLAGFSYDASDIRGGITSLTLGDETVGSVIRRRKGGGLLFISPGYGVDIVSATSLVMKTFGTHALPEPLWHADRASRECLAEYLGSHGLTE from the coding sequence ATGAAAACTTTTGTATCGACACCCGCGTACTCTTCCTCGATGATCCCCGGAGGGAGGCGGTTCCTCCTCGCATGTTCAAGAGAGGACGCAGATCATGTCCGCGAGGAACTCCGTTCCCTGCCGGACGCGGTGAGAGATCCGGAACCGAAACCCATCCGCACGGTCTGCGGGCTGGATGCCGCCTATGCCGGCGAATATTCTGCCGGAGCGGCGGTGGTGATGACATTCCCGGGGCTTTTGGAAATATGCCGGGCCACGGCGGTCCAAAAGACAAAATTTCCCTACATTCCCGGCTATCTCGCATTCCGGGAAGGTCCCGTCCTGTTCGATGCATTCCAGGGGCTCGGATACCTTCCGGATCTCCTTCTTTTCAACGGTCATGGGAGGGCACACCCGGAGAAATTCGGTCTCGCCACCCACCTGGGCGTAGTGCTCGGTATCCCCAGTATCGGGGTGGCGAAACGCCGGCTTGCAGGATTCTCGTACGATGCCTCCGATATCCGGGGAGGGATCACATCGCTTACGCTCGGGGATGAAACAGTGGGATCCGTGATCCGGAGGCGCAAGGGAGGAGGACTCCTTTTCATCTCCCCCGGGTACGGTGTGGATATCGTTTCTGCGACTTCACTGGTAATGAAAACCTTCGGGACTCATGCGTTGCCCGAGCCACTCTGGCATGCTGATCGTGCATCCCGGGAATGCCTTGCAGAATACCTCGGTTCCCATGGTCTTACGGAATAA
- a CDS encoding hydrogenase large subunit — MSRKIVMPFGPQHPVLPEPIHIDLVLEDETVVEAIPSIGYVHRGLETLVAKREYPEYVYIAERTCGICSFIHGMTFCQGVEQIMDLEVPPRALYLRTIWSEYSRLHSHLLWLGCFADSMGFENLFMNSWKLRESVLDVLEETTGGRVIQGSCKVGGVRKDIPDTVLERMVEDLDPFESELKSLGEVFLKDNSICSRTKGVGRLSRKDAYDLGAVGPTARGSGVDIDLRKTGYAAYKDLSFEPVTSACGDCYGRCEVRVRELFSSVDLIRKAVSNIPQGEIEVKVKGNPDGEYFSRAEQPRGELVHYVKGNGSKYLVRSRIRTPTLTNVPSLVKMLQGCELADVPVIVLSIDPCIGCMER; from the coding sequence ATGTCAAGAAAGATAGTGATGCCTTTCGGGCCCCAACACCCGGTGCTCCCGGAACCGATCCACATCGACCTCGTCCTCGAGGACGAGACGGTGGTGGAGGCCATCCCATCCATTGGGTATGTACACCGGGGCCTGGAGACCCTGGTGGCGAAAAGGGAGTACCCGGAGTACGTGTACATCGCGGAGAGGACCTGCGGCATCTGCAGTTTCATCCACGGCATGACGTTCTGCCAGGGAGTCGAACAGATCATGGACCTTGAGGTGCCGCCGAGGGCTCTTTACCTGCGGACGATCTGGTCCGAATACTCGAGGCTTCATTCCCACCTCCTCTGGCTGGGCTGTTTTGCCGACTCGATGGGATTTGAAAACCTGTTCATGAACTCATGGAAGCTTCGCGAGTCGGTCCTGGACGTCCTCGAGGAGACCACGGGAGGAAGGGTTATCCAGGGGAGCTGCAAGGTGGGAGGAGTGAGGAAAGACATTCCCGACACAGTTCTGGAGCGGATGGTGGAGGACCTCGATCCTTTCGAATCCGAGCTTAAATCCCTCGGCGAGGTGTTTCTCAAAGACAACTCGATATGTTCGAGGACCAAGGGGGTCGGCCGCCTCTCGAGGAAAGATGCCTACGATCTCGGTGCTGTGGGACCAACCGCCAGGGGGAGCGGAGTGGACATCGATCTCCGAAAGACAGGGTATGCTGCCTATAAAGACCTTTCATTCGAGCCGGTGACTTCCGCCTGTGGAGACTGCTACGGTCGCTGCGAGGTCCGGGTCCGCGAGCTCTTCTCCTCTGTCGACCTGATCAGGAAGGCAGTTTCGAATATTCCTCAGGGGGAAATCGAAGTGAAGGTGAAAGGCAACCCGGACGGGGAATACTTCTCCCGGGCCGAACAACCTCGCGGGGAACTCGTCCACTATGTAAAAGGGAATGGGAGCAAGTATCTCGTCCGGTCGAGAATCAGGACGCCGACACTGACCAACGTCCCGTCCCTGGTAAAAATGCTCCAGGGATGCGAACTCGCGGATGTGCCGGTAATCGTGCTGTCCATCGATCCCTGTATCGGGTGCATGGAACGGTGA
- a CDS encoding NADH-quinone oxidoreductase subunit B family protein has protein sequence MTWFSRSPWIFHYDASSCNGCDIEVLACLSPLYDVERFGIINTGNPKHSDIFVVTGTVNELNRDVIRNIYDQMPEPRVVVAVGICATSAGVFRECYNVSGGIDQVIPVDVYVPGCAARPESIIDGIVRALAILEEKRAKMNTANAAPASGNGDPGGAR, from the coding sequence ATGACCTGGTTTTCCCGATCCCCCTGGATCTTCCATTATGACGCTTCGAGCTGCAATGGTTGCGATATCGAAGTACTCGCCTGTCTTTCACCGCTTTACGACGTGGAACGATTTGGAATCATCAATACCGGAAACCCGAAGCATTCGGATATTTTTGTCGTTACCGGGACGGTAAACGAGCTGAACCGGGACGTGATCCGGAACATCTACGACCAGATGCCGGAACCGAGGGTGGTGGTCGCGGTGGGGATCTGCGCCACCTCCGCGGGGGTGTTCCGCGAGTGTTACAATGTCTCAGGAGGGATCGACCAGGTTATACCGGTGGATGTCTATGTGCCGGGTTGTGCCGCCCGGCCTGAATCGATCATCGACGGAATCGTGCGGGCGCTCGCGATCCTCGAAGAAAAAAGAGCGAAGATGAATACCGCCAATGCTGCCCCGGCTAGCGGTAACGGGGACCCGGGAGGTGCCCGATGA